The Ornithodoros turicata isolate Travis chromosome 9, ASM3712646v1, whole genome shotgun sequence genome includes a region encoding these proteins:
- the LOC135368628 gene encoding flotillin-1-like has translation MVGFVACGPNEALVVSGCCHSSPLMVPGGRVFVWPIIQRVQRITLNTMTLTIESPKVYTQQGVPISVTGIAQVKIQGQNVEMLRAACEQFLGKSDDEIIHIARETLEGHQRAIMGTMTVEELYKDRKKFSKQVFEVASSDLVNMGITVVSYTIKDISDDEGYLRALGMARTAEVKRDARIGEAEAHRDSQIKEALAEEERMAARYLNDTEIAKAQRDFELKKAAYDMEVNTKKAESDLAYSLQAAKTRQRIKEEQMQVEVVERTQEIQVQEQEILRKEKELEATIRRPAEAEKYRLEKIAEANRNRVIMEAEAEAEAVRLKGEAEAFAIESKARAEAEQLNKKADAFREYKEAALLDMMLDTLPKVAAEVAAPISQCKRVVMVSSGKGEVGASKLTGEVIDIITKTTNMVHQLTGVNVGSICSKERNLATASWNIKTAQAAM, from the exons ATGGTTGGGTTTGTCGCGTGTGGGCCGAACGAAGCCCTTGTAGTTTCCG GATGTTGTCACTCAAGCCCCTTAATGGTCCCTGGAGGAAGAGTCTTTGTCTGGCCTATTATACAGAGAGTCCAAAG AATTACCCTGAACACGATGACCCTTACGATCGAAAGTCCGAAGGTGTACACACAACAAGGCGTGCCTATCTCTGTGACGGGCATTGCccag GTTAAAATACAGGGCCAGAACGTGGAGATGCTACGTGCTGCCTGTGAACAGTTCCTGGGAAAGAGCGACGACGAAATTATACACATCGCTCGAGAAACACTGGAGGGTCACCAGAGGGCCATCATGGGAACCATGACAGTTGAA GAATTGTACAAAGACCGGAAGAAATTCTCCAAGCAAGTGTTTGAAGTTGCCTCTTCAGACTTGGTAAACATGGGAATAACCGTCGTGTCGTACACCATCAAAGACATCAGCGACGACGAG GGCTACCTACGTGCCCTCGGCATGGCACGGACTGCCGAGGTTAAGCGTGACGCTCGCATTGGTGAAGCTGAAGCGCATAGGGACTCCCAGATCAAG GAAGCTTTGGCCGAGGAAGAACGCATGGCTGCGCGATATCTCAACGACACGGAGATTGCGAAGGCCCAACGTGATTTTGAGCTCAAAAAAGCAGCTTACGATATGGAAGTCAACACAAAG AAAGCAGAGAGCGACCTGGCGTACAGCCTTCAAGCAGCAAAGACTCGACAGCGCATCAAGGAGGAACAAATGCAAGTCGAGGTAGTGGAACGCACTCAAGAAATCCAGGTCCAGGAGCAAGAGATCTTGCGCAAGGAGAAAGAGCTGGAAGCCACAATCCGTCGGCCTGCAGAGGCGGAGAAATACCGCCTCGAAAAGATTGCGGAAGCCAACCG GAATCGAGTGATTATGGAAGCCGAAGCAGAGGCTGAAGCCGTCCGT CTGAAGGGAGAAGCCGAAGCCTTTGCAATTGAGAGTAAAGCACGCGCGGAGGCTGAACAACTGAACAAAAAAGCAGATGCATTCCGAGAATATAAGGAGGCAGCCCTACTTGACATGATGCTGGACACATTGCCAAAG GTTGCAGCAGAAGTGGCTGCCCCCATATCGCAGTGCAAACGTGTCGTCATGGTGTCATCTGGCAAAGGTGAAGTTGGGGCAAGCAAGCTTACTGGAGAGGTCATTGACATCATCACAAAGACAACCAACATGGTACATCAGTTGACGGGTGTTAATGTTGGAAGCATTTGCAGCAAAGAACGTAATCTCGCCACTGCCAGTTGG AACATCAAAACCGCCCAGGCTGCTATGTGA